The Catellatospora citrea DNA segment CGCTCCGACTCGAACTGGCTCGCCAGAACACGCAGGTCGTCGGCGTACACGCAGGGTTCATCGACACCGACATGGTCTCCGCCATGGACCTGCCGAAGGCGACGCCGACCGAAATCGCCGCACGGATCGTCGACGGCCTTGAGGCCGACGCCACGGAAGTGCTCGCCGACGACGTCACCGTCGCCGCCAAGGCCGCACTGTCCGGTCCCGTGGAACACCTTGCCTTCTCGTTCGCCCGCTGACACTCGATCCCGACAAGGAGGACCGAGCCGCCATGCCGCTGTGGAACATCCATCACACGCCCGGAATCTTCACCGACGAGGAGAAGCACCTTCTCGCCTCCCGCATCACCGACCACTACGAGCAGATCGGGTTACCCCGGTTCTACGTGATCACGCTGTTCCACGAGACCCGGACCGAGGACTTCTACGTCGGCGGGGAGCCGACCCCGGCCGGGGTCCGCGTCGTCATCGACCACATCGCCCGCCACAACCCCGACCGCGAGAGCCGCCGCCGGACCGCCCAGTGGGTCAAGGGCATACTCCAGCCCCACCTCGAGCGGAAGGAAGGGCTGCACTGGGAGTTCCACGTCGACGAGACCAGCGAGGACCTCTGGATGATCAACGGGATCGTGCCACCCCCCGGCGGCTCCGACACCGAGAAGCTCTGGGCGGAGAACAACGCGACCTCAACCTATTGAGCGCA contains these protein-coding regions:
- a CDS encoding tautomerase family protein, producing MPLWNIHHTPGIFTDEEKHLLASRITDHYEQIGLPRFYVITLFHETRTEDFYVGGEPTPAGVRVVIDHIARHNPDRESRRRTAQWVKGILQPHLERKEGLHWEFHVDETSEDLWMINGIVPPPGGSDTEKLWAENNATSTY